Proteins encoded together in one Diabrotica undecimpunctata isolate CICGRU chromosome 3, icDiaUnde3, whole genome shotgun sequence window:
- the Cp7Fa gene encoding uncharacterized protein Cp7Fa produces MKLGILFIGLVALVHHNSAIGCSSCSSCHGSYGHYHEEHHGGCGFRFPCRKHCNTEELPQSDWCGNTGHHCVPLVVRPHDLPKPNVNPGVEVDLSCVKPNPCAIKKAIVKPAVLPKPVCKHHHRQSCGCDNHHEHHSCCGSLHGTGPCYGHGPIIPHGGVIGSNGNLRGFPGGSGIVGIPGGSGAPGYGYGPLSPADSVSLDLAYKLAREADLVRLQSEDKLNFGFRKIPIELPPKKIIKANVPEEGIFNLNGQIVELMPVRASAGNSPAALAEEAAEQLLALEEEEAEILANGGSEAQLGVQCPIRKVALCEIGYKVAKPPKPCLTEVPAHKATCHGDVSTNCGCGHYQHGHHHGCGGHACGQIGGCVSCGGHKCDCKIIPGDVKYECKPKPQQICLKPPVVPDSCESAEIEIEEDDGHQVKCACVPVCVKQHHCNHSCKKTCVTIEKLC; encoded by the exons ATGAAGTTGGGTATATTGTTTATCGGATTAGTGGCTTTGGTCCATCAT AATAGTGCAATTGGATGCAGCAGTTGCTCTAGCTGCCACGGCTCATACGGGCACTATCATGAGGAACACCATGGTGGATGTGGATTCCGTTTTCCATGTCGTAAACATTGTAACACGGAGGAACTACCTCAGTCGGATTGGTGTGGCAATACAGGTCACCATTGCGTTCCTTTGGTTGTCAGACCACACGATCTTCCCAAACCTAACGTAAATCCAGGAGTGGAAGTCGATTTGTCTTGCGTCAAGCCAAACCCATGTGCCATTAAAAAGGCCATCGTTAAACCAGCAGTCTTACCTAAGCCAGTTTGCAAACATCACCATCGCCAAAGTTGCGGATGTGATAACCATCACGAACACCAT tCTTGCTGTGGATCACTGCACGGTACTGGTCCTTGCTACGGACACGGGCCTATCATTCCTCACGGTGGAGTTATTGGATCTAACGGAAATCTTAGAGGATTTCCCGGTGGATCTGGAATAGTAGGTATACCCGGAGGATCAGGAGCCCCAGGTTATGGATATGGTCCCTTATCTCCCGCAGACTCAGTTTCTTTAGATCTCGCATATAAACTAGCAAGAGAAGCTGATCTTGTAAGATTACAAAGCGAAGACAAACTCAACTTTGGTTTCAGAAAGATCCCCATCGAACTTCCTCCCAAGAAG ATAATCAAAGCTAACGTACCTGAAGAAGGCATCTTCAACTTGAACGGACAAATCGTCGAATTGATGCCAGTGAGAGCTTCAGCGGGCAACAGTCCAGCTGCTTTAGCTGAAGAAGCCGCCGAACAATTGTTAGCTCTTGAAGAGGAGGAAGCAGAGATCCTCGCCAACGGAGGATCCGAAGCACAATTGGGAGTACAATGTCCAATCAGAAAAGTAGCTCTCTGCGAAATTGGATACAAAGTAGCTAAAC CACCCAAACCTTGCCTAACCGAAGTACCAGCCCACAAGGCCACATGCCACGGAGATGTCTCAACCAACTGCGGCTGTGGTCACTACCAACACGGCCACCACCATGGTTGCGGTGGCCACGCGTGCGGTCAAATCGGCGGGTGCGTATCCTGCGGTGGCCACAAATGCGACTGCAAGATTATTCCGGGAGATGTCAAATACGAGTGCAAGCCTAAACCACAACAAATCTGCTTGAAACCACCAGTGGTTCCAGACAGCTGCGAATCTGCTGAGATCGAAATCGAAGAAGATGATGGCCACCAAGTTAAGTGTGCATGCGTTCCGGTTTGCGTCAAGCAGCATCACTGCAATCACTCATGCAAGAAAACTTGCGTCACCATTGAAAAACTATGTTAA